The genomic region CGTGGCCCCCATCTCCTGCTCCTCGTCGGCGTATTCGATGACCGCCACCTCGGGACGCAGCTCCAGGGCGTCGCCCAACAGTCCGCCGGTGCTCCCGGAAGCTATTATTTCAGCATAACCCAGCTCGCCGAGCCTCTTTTTTAGGCTCTCCAGGAGCTCCTCGTCGCGAACGTACAGGACCGCTTTTCCCATGTCTTTCACCTCCTTACGACGATTGGACTAGCCGCGTGGCGGCATATCTGCCGTGGTAAGAGCATAGAGCGTTCCAAAAAAAAGATTCTGGTGCTATAAGTTCTAGATCATTGGAGGTGCCTGTGAAAAAGAAGGGAATCATTGCGGCATTGCTGGTGGCAGCGGCGGTGGCGGTTTTTTTCTACCTCCGTCACGGCCGCAACGGGGAAAGCCCCACGGCTCTGCGCATCTCCGGGAACATCGAGGTGACCGAGGTGCAGCTGAGCTTCAAGGTTCCGGGGAGAGTACAGGAGCGGCTGGTCGACGAGGGGATGCAGGTTGCCCGCGGCCAGGTGGTTGCGCGCCTGGAAGACCGCGAGCTTGCCGATGCGCTGAAGCTGGCGCAGGCGGATGAGGCTGCCGCCGCCGCTTCGCTGGCCGAACTGGAGGCGGGCAACCGCAGCGAAGAGGTGGCCCAGGGTGCGGCGCTTTTAGCTCGCGCCGAGGCCGAATCCGCGCGGGTTGCGGCCGATTTCCAAAGGAGCAAGGCCCTCTTCGCCAGGGAGGTGATCCCCCGGCAGCAGTTCGACGCCGCCAAGGCTGCCTACGAAGGGGCCGCAGCTTCCGTGCGCGAGCGCAGGGAGGCGCTGCAGCTTTTGCGCAAGGGTGCGCGGCGCGAAAGGGTGCAAGCCGCCCGTGCGGCCCACGAGGGGGCGCTGGCGCGGCTCTCCACGGCAAAGGAGCGTCTGGGGTACGCCACCTTGGCGGCGCCGGTTTCCGGGGTGGTGCTCAGTAAGGCGATCGAGCCGGGCGAGCAGGTGGCGGCGGGGACCCCGGTGGTCACGCTGGGCGACCTCGGGGACTGCTGGCTCAAGGGGTACATCCCCGAGACGGAACTGGCGCGGGTGAAGCTCGGGCAAAGGGCGCGGGTGACGACCGACGGCCTTCCCGGCAAGGCCTTCGAGGGGAGGGTGAGCTTCATATCCAGCCAGGCGGAGTTCACCCCCAAGAGCGTGCAGACCGAGAAGGAGCGGGTGAAGCTCGTCTACCGGGTGAAGATCTCTTTGGCGAACCCGGGGATGGATCTGAAGCCTGGGATGCCGGCGGACGCCGTGATCGACCTCGGCGCGCCGCAAGCGCGCTGACAGGGGGAGAGCGATGGCTCAGGGTGAGGCGATCAGCACCAGCGCGCTGCAAAAGCGCTTCGGCGAGGTGACCGCGGTGGAGGAGCTCACGCTTGCCGTGCAGGCGGGAGAGCTCTTCGGCCTGGTCGGCTCCGA from Citrifermentans bremense harbors:
- a CDS encoding HlyD family secretion protein, whose product is MKKKGIIAALLVAAAVAVFFYLRHGRNGESPTALRISGNIEVTEVQLSFKVPGRVQERLVDEGMQVARGQVVARLEDRELADALKLAQADEAAAAASLAELEAGNRSEEVAQGAALLARAEAESARVAADFQRSKALFAREVIPRQQFDAAKAAYEGAAASVRERREALQLLRKGARRERVQAARAAHEGALARLSTAKERLGYATLAAPVSGVVLSKAIEPGEQVAAGTPVVTLGDLGDCWLKGYIPETELARVKLGQRARVTTDGLPGKAFEGRVSFISSQAEFTPKSVQTEKERVKLVYRVKISLANPGMDLKPGMPADAVIDLGAPQAR